From Hydractinia symbiolongicarpus strain clone_291-10 chromosome 12, HSymV2.1, whole genome shotgun sequence, one genomic window encodes:
- the LOC130622467 gene encoding dynactin subunit 2-like isoform X2 — MPGCFLGQDSSGKDCFESGSEVSTHGKTDNVELTSEAVEHIHLDQSKSYNVFQNKYLDGSNIDFSDKLSHGHKGGYESKSVFEIIGEQVAKETPQQKYHRLQFELTQLAEEVEQIKDSVSSADKETTPVELSQQVKSLQKQLHDLHLEKILGTEALATGGIQFGTWTKQILNQLQAFKANTTAGKDGQNQDNIVYKMYYKPEHTKFAQAAKISELEGKIKQLEDYIGKDTQKLQSVISDPTLNATTLMDATASMQAKLTLFDVAHIEEIAARLQGLLHCINEISQKKSAIEDVNKQTKIAELHTLITSWDSVATIVPDLIERLKALQPLNEQATSFSQSLEHLNTTQADIRDQLRSQKEMLEKFEKSFAENVTSIQENCVSLETRITNVMKKVGT, encoded by the exons ATGCCAGGGTGCTTTTTAGGTCAG gACTCAAGTGGTAAAGACTGCTTCGAATCAGGTTCTGAAGTATCAACTCATGGAAAAACTGACAAT GTCGAATTAACAAGCGAGGCAGTGGAGCATATTCATCTTGACCAATCTAAATCGTACaatgtttttcaaaacaaatatctgGATGGGTCGAACATTG ATTTTTCTGACAAGTTATCACATGGACACAAAGGAGGTTATGAGTCAAAATCAGTCTTTGAAATA ATTGGGGAGCAAGTTGCTAAAGAAACACCACAACAAAAATATCACCGACTTCAATTTGAACTTACACAATTGGCAGAGGAAGTAGAACAaataaaa gACTCTGTATCATCCGCTGATAAAGAAACAACCCCGGTGGAGCTTTCTCAACAAGTGAAATCTCTCCAAAAACAG CTTCATGATCTACACTTAGAGAAAATCCTTGGAACAGAG GCTTTAGCAACAGGTGGTATTCAGTTTGGTACTTGGACAAA ACAAATCTTGAATCAACTACAAGCTTTCAAAGCAAACACAACAGCTGGAAAAGATGGTCAAAACCAG GACAATATAGTTTATAAAATGTACTACAAACCAGAACACACTAAATTCGCGCAAGCAGCCAag ATTAGTGAACTCGAGGGGAAGATAAAGCAGTTGGAAGATTATATTGGCAAAGATACGCAAAAACTT cAATCAGTGATCAGCGACCCAACCTTAAATGCAACAACACTCATG GATGCCACAGCTTCCATGCAAGCCAAATTGACTTTATTTGACGTTGCACATATTGAAGAAATTGCCGCAAGGTTACAG GGTCTTCTTCACTGTATAAACGAAATTTCTCAAAAGAAAAGTGCAATCGAAGATGTAAATAAACAGACTAAA ATAGCAGAATTACATACTCTTATCACAAGTTGGGACAGTGTGGCTACAATTGTTCCTGACCTG ATCGAACGTTTAAAAGCTTTGCAACCTTTGAACGAACAAG CCACGTCTTTCTCACAATCGTTGGAACATTTAAACACAACTCAAGCGGACATTCGTGATCAGCTTCGTTCACAAAAAGAAATGCTAGAAAAG tttgagaAAAGTTTTGCGGAGAATGTCACTTCCATCCAAGAAAACTGTGTATCGCTAGAAACTCGAATAACCAATGTAATGAAAAAAGTGGGAACATAA
- the LOC130622467 gene encoding dynactin subunit 2-A-like isoform X1, which translates to MADQVKYDSLPFIDSSGKDCFESGSEVSTHGKTDNVELTSEAVEHIHLDQSKSYNVFQNKYLDGSNIDFSDKLSHGHKGGYESKSVFEIIGEQVAKETPQQKYHRLQFELTQLAEEVEQIKDSVSSADKETTPVELSQQVKSLQKQLHDLHLEKILGTEALATGGIQFGTWTKQILNQLQAFKANTTAGKDGQNQDNIVYKMYYKPEHTKFAQAAKISELEGKIKQLEDYIGKDTQKLQSVISDPTLNATTLMDATASMQAKLTLFDVAHIEEIAARLQGLLHCINEISQKKSAIEDVNKQTKIAELHTLITSWDSVATIVPDLIERLKALQPLNEQATSFSQSLEHLNTTQADIRDQLRSQKEMLEKFEKSFAENVTSIQENCVSLETRITNVMKKVGT; encoded by the exons ATGGCGGATCAAGTGAAGTACGACTCCTTACCATTTATT gACTCAAGTGGTAAAGACTGCTTCGAATCAGGTTCTGAAGTATCAACTCATGGAAAAACTGACAAT GTCGAATTAACAAGCGAGGCAGTGGAGCATATTCATCTTGACCAATCTAAATCGTACaatgtttttcaaaacaaatatctgGATGGGTCGAACATTG ATTTTTCTGACAAGTTATCACATGGACACAAAGGAGGTTATGAGTCAAAATCAGTCTTTGAAATA ATTGGGGAGCAAGTTGCTAAAGAAACACCACAACAAAAATATCACCGACTTCAATTTGAACTTACACAATTGGCAGAGGAAGTAGAACAaataaaa gACTCTGTATCATCCGCTGATAAAGAAACAACCCCGGTGGAGCTTTCTCAACAAGTGAAATCTCTCCAAAAACAG CTTCATGATCTACACTTAGAGAAAATCCTTGGAACAGAG GCTTTAGCAACAGGTGGTATTCAGTTTGGTACTTGGACAAA ACAAATCTTGAATCAACTACAAGCTTTCAAAGCAAACACAACAGCTGGAAAAGATGGTCAAAACCAG GACAATATAGTTTATAAAATGTACTACAAACCAGAACACACTAAATTCGCGCAAGCAGCCAag ATTAGTGAACTCGAGGGGAAGATAAAGCAGTTGGAAGATTATATTGGCAAAGATACGCAAAAACTT cAATCAGTGATCAGCGACCCAACCTTAAATGCAACAACACTCATG GATGCCACAGCTTCCATGCAAGCCAAATTGACTTTATTTGACGTTGCACATATTGAAGAAATTGCCGCAAGGTTACAG GGTCTTCTTCACTGTATAAACGAAATTTCTCAAAAGAAAAGTGCAATCGAAGATGTAAATAAACAGACTAAA ATAGCAGAATTACATACTCTTATCACAAGTTGGGACAGTGTGGCTACAATTGTTCCTGACCTG ATCGAACGTTTAAAAGCTTTGCAACCTTTGAACGAACAAG CCACGTCTTTCTCACAATCGTTGGAACATTTAAACACAACTCAAGCGGACATTCGTGATCAGCTTCGTTCACAAAAAGAAATGCTAGAAAAG tttgagaAAAGTTTTGCGGAGAATGTCACTTCCATCCAAGAAAACTGTGTATCGCTAGAAACTCGAATAACCAATGTAATGAAAAAAGTGGGAACATAA
- the LOC130622468 gene encoding 14-3-3 protein beta/alpha-A-like, translated as MSESELVDMAKLAEQAERYDDMVKYMKDLTVKGQKLTDEQRNLLSVAFKNVVGARRSAWRIISSIESKTSEKGENVDMVKKYKEEIESELQERCEEVLSLIDDHLLNTVRGVENCDEGLVFYLKMKGDYYRYLVEVTTGDKRKELADKSKDAYVAATEAAQNLAATHPIKLGLALNFSVFHYEIKNNGKEACILAKEAFDKAIAELDNLKEDSYKDSTLIMQLLRDNLTLWTSESEADQEENIEGQ; from the exons ATGTCAGAATCAGAATTAGTTGATATGGCCAAATTGGCCGAGCAGGCAGAACGCTACGATGACATGGTAAAATACATGAAAGATTTGACAGTGAAGGGCCAGAAGCTCACCGACGAACAAAGAAATTTGCTATCTGTGGCATTTAAAAACGTAGTTGGTGCAAGAAGGTCTGCGTGGAGGATTATTTCAAGCATTGAATCAAAAACTTCCGAGAAGGGTGAAAATGTTGACATGgtaaagaaatataaagaagAAATTGAGAGTGAATTACAG GAGAGGTGTGAAGAAGTTCTTTCATTAATTGATGATCACTTGTTAAATACAGTTCGTGGTGTAGAAAATTGTGATGAAGGGTTAgttttttacctaaaaatgaAAGGAGACTACTACCGATACTTAGTTGAAGTAACTACTGGTGATAAAAGAAAGGAATTAGCAGATAAATCCAAAGATGCATATGTTGCAGCCACTGAAGCCGCTCAGAATTTAGCAGCAACTCATCCTATAAAGCTTGGTTTGGCTCTAAATTTCTCTGTCTTTCATTATGAAATCAAAAATAATGGTAAGGAAGCTTGCATTTTAGCTAAAGAAGCATTTGATAAGGCAATTGCTGAATTAGATAACTTGAAAGAAGATTCATACAAAGATAGCACACTTATAATGCAGCTCCTAAGAGACAATTTAACGTTATGGACCTCTGAATCTGAAGCTGATCAAGAAGAAAACATTGAGGGTCAGTAA
- the LOC130621580 gene encoding uncharacterized protein LOC130621580, translated as MQYAVSKSSSIMSRLVRFVILSLISISQTAALKCNGMTDLCDLDISQVTLAGSHNSGAGFDGILDYHTPIGKVDALSCFYRNQKLSFKQQLSLGVRYFDIDSCWEDNYKPNSAWICHSGAYGGSIKKMIQQIDDWMNEPANRNEVIVIHFNRDFDRTDSDKTGADIIKQLSDKWEPSNKRLAAGQLAIETSVGRKLGESIKKNQRIHIIMHTSLSGSYRKPWIISQWNVGFTWTSMTFLASSGCKNLMNAMGETRCRKEASHKFVRYDMYLSSGLCVDDLASVCRKYIKTGVEKCFKGTYARRRTVNFIVVDYVGSEVINAAAQHNKRNIKVYLGRSV; from the coding sequence ATGCAGTACGCTGTCTCTAAGTCAAGTTCAATCATGTCGCGCCTTGTTCGTTTTGTAATTCTTAGTTTAATTTCAATATCTCAAACTGCGGCTCTTAAGTGCAATGGAATGACTGATTTATGCGACCTGGATATCTCACAAGTAACATTGGCTGGAAGTCATAACTCAGGAGCTGGTTTTGATGGTATTTTGGACTACCACACACCAATTGGTAAAGTGGATGCACTGAGCTGTTTTTATCGCAATCAAAAGTTGTCATTCAAACAGCAGTTGTCTCTTGGTGTGCGGTATTTTGATATTGACTCGTGTTGGGAAGACAACTACAAACCGAACAGCGCGTGGATATGTCACTCGGGTGCGTATGGTGGCTCTATCAAGAAAATGATACAACAGATTGATGATTGGATGAACGAACCAGCCAATAGGAATGAAGTTATAGTGATTCATTTTAATCGGGATTTCGACCGTACGGATTCAGATAAAACCGGCGCAGATATTATTAAACAACTTAGTGACAAATGGGAGCCTTCTAACAAACGGCTTGCTGCCGGTCAGTTAGCCATCGAAACTTCTGTTGGAAGAAAATTAGGTGAATCCATCAAAAAGAACCAACGTATCCACATAATTATGCATACTTCGTTGAGTGGATCGTACAGAAAACCTTGGATTATCTCGCAATGGAATGTCGGATTTACTTGGACCAGCATGACATTTTTGGCATCATCAGGATGTAAAAACTTAATGAATGCTATGGGCGAAACACGATGTAGGAAGGAGGCGTCACATAAGTTTGTTCGTTATGATATGTATCTCTCCTCCGGTCTGTGTGTTGATGATCTTGCATCGGTGTGCAGGAAGTACATTAAAACTGGCGTGGAGAAGTGCTTCAAAGGTACATACGCAAGACGAAGAACAGTTAATTTTATTGTTGTGGATTATGTGGGTAGTGAGGTGATCAATGCAGCTGCTCAACATAACAAGCGAAACATTAAAGTATATTTAGGCAGAAGCGTGTAA